One segment of Panicum virgatum strain AP13 chromosome 3K, P.virgatum_v5, whole genome shotgun sequence DNA contains the following:
- the LOC120696856 gene encoding SWI/SNF complex subunit SWI3C-like: protein MPRKASSTSDARAKWRKRKRAAASPSPSKQQADHSDDSDSAAAANGDEDVPRGASANGGVGTLAAGGGGDDDPVLDLRGAEVLSSPAEPVSSFPVAVRRAVGRPHPSVLAIVDAERAAAGADGALAAPASVPVLENISHGQLQVISAMLPDHPSLSHDPDKPSTYVCTPPPLMEGCGVHKQFYGKLHIVPRHSDWFVPTTVHRLERQVVPQYFSGKSQGQTPEKYMMLRNKVIAKYLERPQKRLVFAECQGLVTSTPELYDLSRIVRFLESWGIINYLATGSVHRGLRMAASLIKEETTGELQLVSAPMKSIDGLVLFDRPKCSVRADDIASAVSTSSASAVANGDTDSANLDEKIWERLSEASCSFCLQPLPSLHYESQKEADFALCSDCFHNARFVTGHSSLDFQIVDGMKDRSDTDGDRWTDQETLLLLEGIEKFNDNWNHIAGHVRTKSKAQCIQHFIRLPVEDGLLENIEVPEASLPSRMQSNGFLHSDSNGSTSGCSRQSSQSGNQIPFINSANPVMSLVAFLASEVGPRVAAACASAALSVLTIDDSMMCSEGINAMGHSAHQNYGLSSSISPETVKHAAICGLSAAATKSKLFADQEEREIQRLAATIINHQLKRLELKLKQFAEVETLLLKESERIELMRQQLAAQRVRILSTRLPSAGGTLPGGGSTMSSNPMNQATSVRPQMMQVSMPQSSMPAMYANNMQGHPQMAALLQQRQQMLSFGPRLPLSAIHPGTSSSSAPSMMFNPGMPNSAALLRPPSGNNSNVG from the exons ATGCCGCGCAAGGCCTCCTCCACCTCAG ATGCGCGGGCCAAGTGGCGGAAGCggaagcgcgccgccgccagcccatcCCCGTCCAAGCAGCAGGCCGACCACTCTGACGATTCCGACTCCGCCGCAGCGGCGAACGGCGATGAGGACGTGCCCCGCGGCGCCTCTGCCAACGGGGGCGTCGGAACCctagctgccggcggcggcggcgatgacgaCCCCGTGCTCGACCTCCGCGGGGCGGAGGTGCTTTCCTCTCCGGCCGAGCCAGTCTCCTCCTTCCCCGTGGccgtccgccgcgccgtcggccGGCCGCACCCCTCGGTACTTGCTATCGTCGAcgcggagcgcgcggcggccggtgccGACGGTGCTCTGGCCGCCCCAGCCTCGGTACCCGTTCTCGAGAACATTTCGCACGGTCAGCTCCAGGTGATCTCGGCGATGCTGCCCGACCACCCGTCCCTGTCACACGACCCTGACAAGCCGTCCACGTATGTCTGCACCCCACCTCCACTCATGGAGGGATGTGGAGTGCACAAGCAGTTCTACGGCAAACTTCACATCGTGCCCAGGCACTCAG ATTGGTTCGTGCCAACAACGGTGCACAGATTGGAGAGGCAGGTTGTGCCACAGTACTTCTCTGGAAAATCCCAGGGGCAAACACCAGAGAAGTATATGATGTTGAGGAATAAGGTGATTGCAAAGTATTTGGAGCGTCCTCAGAAAAGACTTGTGTTTGCTGAGTGCCAGGGGCTTGTCACAAGCACACCTGAATTGTATGACCTGAGTAGGATAGTTAGGTTCCTGGAATCTTGGGGGATCATTAATTACCTTGCAACAGGGTCTGTGCACCGTGGCCTCAGGATGGCAGCATCACTAATCAAGGAGGAGACAACAGGGGAGCTGCAACTGGTATCTGCACCTATGAAATCGATTGATGGTTTGGTTTTGTTTGATCGGCCAAAATGCAGTGTCCGGGCAGATGATATAGCTTCTGCGGTGTCAACTTCATCTGCTTCCGCGGTGGCAAATGGTGATACCGATTCTGCTAATTTGGACGAGAAGATCTGGGAGCGCTTATCAGAGGCTTCTTGTAGTTTCTGCTTACAGCCTTTGCCTAGTTTACATTACGAGTCACAAAAGGAG GCAGACTTTGCTCTTTGTTCAGATTGCTTCCACAATGCAAGATTTGTTACTGGGCATTCAAGCTTAGATTTTCAGATAGTGGATGGGATGAAGGACCGATCAGACACTGATGGGGACAGATGGACTGATCAGGAAACTTTACTGTTGTTGGAGGGCATTGAGAAGTTCAATGATAACTGGAATCATATTGCTGGGCATGTCAGaacaaagtcaaaggcacaatGTATTCAACATTTTATTCGTCTCCCAGTGGAAGATGGTTTGTTGGAGAACATTGAAGTGCCAGAAGCATCCCTACCATCCAGAATGCAAAGCAATGGTTTTTTGCATTCAGATTCCAATGGCAGTACTTCAG GTTGTTCACGTCAAAGTAGCCAATCTGGAAACCAGATTCCATTCATTAATTCTGCTAATCCGGTCATGTCACTG GTTGCATTTTTGGCCTCTGAAGTAGGACCAAGGGTTGCCGCAGCCTGTGCGAGTGCAGCATTATCAGTTTTGACAATAGATGATTCCAT GATGTGTTCAGAAGGCATCAATGCCATGGGTCATTCTGCCCATCAAAATTATG GACTCTCGTCATCCATCTCTCCTGAAACTGTCAAACATGCTGCCATTTGTGGCTTGTCAGCAGCCGCAACAAAGTCCAAACTTTTTGCAGATCAGGAAGAGCGTGAAATTCAGAGATTAGCTGCAACCATCATAAATCATCAG TTAAAGAGACTGGAGTTGAAGTTGAAGCAGTTTGCGGAGGTCGAGACCTTGCTCTTGAAGGAAAGTGAACGGATTGAGCTGATGAGGCAGCAGCTGGCAGCTCAGCGTGTCCGAATATTATCAACCCGGTTACCCTCCGCAGGTGGCACTCTACCAGGAGGTGGCAGTACCATGTCTTCAAATCCAATGAATCAGGCCACCAGCGTTAGACCGCAGATGATGCAGGTCTCGATGCCGCAGTCCAGCATGCCGGCGATGTATGCCAACAACATGCAGGGGCATCCCCAGATGGCTGCTCTGCTGCAACAGCGGCAACAGATGCTCTCGTTTGGGCCTCGCCTGCCGCTGTCAGCAATCCACCCTGGCACATCATCCTCATCGGCGCCCAGTATGATGTTCAACCCTGGTATGCCCAACTCGGCTGCGCTGCTGAGACCACCCTCAGGGAACAATTCAAATGTAGGTTAA
- the LOC120696854 gene encoding nifU-like protein 1, chloroplastic, translated as MIQITPPATTKEHRWRAVGESVSTLDPPRQPIGILALRREGQVPVGPPEMATSAAAAAVVAQFGPSTSSSSSTCSFMVGVASWSRGSSPPRLVATTSIGRRHQVVRAVADLHTVVQLPLTVGNVESVLDKVRPYLIADGGDVALHEIDGNVVRLKLQGACGSCPSSVTTMKMGIQRRLMENIPDISAVERVSDREMGLKLNEANVQKVLAEIRPYLAGTGGGELELVNIIGPIVKVRLTGSAAGVKTVRVALSQKLREKIPSVAGIRVVS; from the exons ATGATACAAATCACCCCGCCAGCCACCACCAAGGAACATCGGTGGCGGGCGGTGGGCGAGAGCGTCTCGACTCTCGACCCTCCACGCCAACCGATTGGAATACTCGCCCTCAGGCGTGAGGGGCAGGTTCCAGTCGGGCCGCCGGAGAtggcgacgtcggcggcggcggcggcggtcgtggCGCAGTTTGGgccgtccacctcctcctcgtcatCCACCTGCTCGTTCATG GTGGGGGTCGCGTCGTGGTCGCGTGGGAGCTCTCCGCCAAGATTGGTCGCCACCACGTCCATTGGCCGGCGTCACCAAG TTGTTCGAGCTGTCGCCGACCTGCATACAGTGGTTCAATTACCATTAACCGTTGGAAATGTCGAGTCAGTCCTGGATAAAGTGCGCCCTTATCTAATAGCAGATGGAGGCGACGTCGCCTTGCATGAGATTGATGGGAATGTGGTAAGGCTAAAGCTTCAAGGAGCATGTGGATCGTGTCCAAGCTCAGTGACGACAATGAAGATGGGCATTCAGAGACGCTTAATGGAGAACATACCAGATATCAGTGCAGTCGAACGTGTTTCGGACAGGGAGATGGGGCTTAAACTAAATGAAGCAAATGTGCAGAAG GTACTAGCTGAAATCAGACCATACCTTGCTGGCACAGGAggtggcgagctcgagctcgtcaaTATCATTGGCCCCATTGTGAAAGTCCGGCTCACAGGCAGCGCTGCAGGTGTGAAGACTGTTAGAGTGGCGCTAAGTCAGAAGCTCCGAGAGAAAATCCCATCAGTCGCAGGCATCCGTGTAGTGTCGTAA
- the LOC120696853 gene encoding transmembrane 9 superfamily member 1-like, with amino-acid sequence MLPSSSAARGRGLGRPLLLCLAIALASLLAPASASESDHKYKAEEPVKLWVNKVGPYNNPQETYNYYSLPFCQPSENPIHKWGGLGEVLGGNELIDSQLEMKFLRNEEKGFICTLELDSKKVQQFADAIENSYWFEFFIDDLPLWGFVGETDKNSENKHYLYTHKNILVKYNENRIIHVNLTQESPKLLEAGKKLDMTYSVKWIATDVSFARRFEVYLDYPFFEHQIHWFSIFNSFMMVIFLTGLVSMILMRTLRNDYAKYAREDDDLESLERDVNEESGWKLVHGDVFRPPQSLMFLSALVGIGTQLAALILLVIVLAIVGMLYIGRGAIITTFIVCYALTSFISGYVSGGLYSRNGGKNWIKAMVLTASLFPFLCFSIGFALNTIAIFYRSLAAIPFGTMVVMFVLWAFISFPLVLLGTVVGRNWSGAPNNPCRVKTIPRPIPEKKWYLTPSVISLMGGLLPFGSIFIEMYFVFTSFWNYKVYYVYGFMLLVFVILLIVTICVTIVGTYFLLNAENYNWQWTSFFSAASTALYVYLYSIYYYHVKTKMSGFFQTSFYFGYTLMFCLGLGILCGAIGYVGSTLFVRRIYRNIKCD; translated from the exons aTGCTCccctcctccagcgccgcccgcggccgTGGCCTCGGACGCCCGCTCCTGCTCTGCCTCGCCATCGCCCTCGCGTCCCTGCTcgcccccgcctccgcctccgagtCCGACCACAAG TACAAAGCGGAGGAGCCAGTTAAGCTCTGGGTGAATAAAGTTGGTCCTTACAACAATCCTCAAGAAACTTACAATTATTACAGTCTTCCATTTTGTCAACCATCTGAGAACCCCATACATAAATGGGGTGGTCTTGGAGAGGTCCTCGGTGGAAATGAGCTGATTGATAGCCAGCTTGAGATGAAGTTCTTAA GAAATGAGGAGAAGGGTTTCATTTGTACACTTGAGCTAGATTCTAAAAAGGTTCAGCAGTTTGCTGATGCCATTGAGAACTCATATtggtttgaatttttcatag ACGATCTGCCTCTTTGGG GTTTTGTTGGGGAGACTGACAAGAACAGTGAAAACAAGCATTATCTATACACACACAAGAACATCCTTGTTAAGTACAATGAGAACAGG ATAATTCATGTAAATCTCACCCAAGAGTCTCCTAAGCTTCTTGAAGCTGGTAAAAAATTGGATATGACATATTCAGTGAAGTGGATAGCAACAGATGTGTCATTTGCACGTCGTTTCGAAGTGTACCTGGACTATCCTTTCTTTGAACACCAG ATTCATTggttctccatcttcaactcTTTTATGATGGTTATTTTCCTAACTGGTTTGGTTTCGATGATATTGATGCGGACTTTGAGAAATGATTATGCCAAATATGCTCGTGAAGACGATGATCTGGAGTCCCTG GAGAGAGATGTTAACGAGGAATCAGGATGGAAGCTTGTCCATGGTGATGTATTTCGGCCTCCCCAAAGTTTGATGTTTCTTTCTGCACTTGTTGGAATTGGCACCCAGCTAGCAGCTCTTATCTTACTTGTGATTGTGTTGGCCATCGTTGGCATGTTATACATTGG GCGAGGTGCTATCATCACAACGTTCATTGTGTGCTATGCTCTTACATCGTTCATTTCTGGATATGTTAGTGGAGGTCTTTACTCGAGGAATGGTG GCAAAAACTGGATTAAGGCTATGGTCCTTACAGCATCCCTCTTTCCGTTCCTGTGTTTTTCAATTGGCTTTGCACTGAACACAATTGCTATCTTCTACCGCTCATTAGCAGCAATACCATTCGGCACGATGGTTGTCATGTTTGTACTTTGGGCTTTCATCTCCTTTCCCTTGGTGCTTTTGGGGACCGTTGTTGGTAGGAACTGGAGTGGTGCTCCTAACAACCCCTGCCGTGTAAAGACTATTCCACGGCCTATTCCTGAGAAGAAGTGGTACCTTACACCTTCTGTCATCTCGTTGATGGGTGGGCTGCTTCCTTTTGGCAGCATTTTCATTGAGATGTACTTTGTGTTCACATCATTCTGGAACTACAAG GTGTATTATGTCTATGGTTTCATGTTGCTGGTCTTCGTCATCCTTCTAATAGTCACCATCTGCGTCACAATTGTGGGTACCTATTTCTTGCTGAATGCTGAGAACTATAATTGGCAGTGGACTTCGTTTTTCTCTGCAGCATCAACTGCTTTGTACGTGTACCTATACTCCATCTACTACTACCATGTGAAGACAAAGATGTCAGGCTTCTTCCAGACAAGTTTCTACTTTGGCTACACATTGATGTTCTGCCTTGGTCTAGGCATTCTTTGTG GTGCTATTGGGTATGTAGGGTCAACCCTGTTTGTAAGGAGAATCTACAGAAATATCAAATGTGATTAA
- the LOC120696855 gene encoding replication factor C subunit 2-like: MAPLAPMSQPWVEKYRPRQVKDVAHQEEVIRVLTNTLQTADLPHMLFYGPPGTGKTTTALAIAFQLYGPELYKSRVLELNASDDRGINVVRTKIKDFAAVAVGTTRKAGYPCPPYKIIILDEADSMTEDAQNALRRTMETYSKVTRFFFICNYISRIIEPLASRCAKFRFKPLSEEVMSSRIMHICNEEGLNLDSQALSTLSAISQGDLRRAITYLQSAARLFGSSISSSDLISVSGVIPEDVVKSLLAACRSGEFDVANKEVSNIIAEGYPVSQLMAQFLDVIVSADDIPDEQKARICKKLGETDKCLVDGADEYLQLLDVASETIRALFNMPQTLVF; the protein is encoded by the exons ATGGCCCCGCTAGCGCCGATGTCGCAGCCATGGGTGGAGAAATA CCGGCCGAGGCAGGTGAAGGACGTCGCGCACCAGGAGGAGGTGATTCGGGTGCTCACCAACACCCTCCAGACCGCCGAT CTGCCGCACATGCTGTTCTACGGCCCGCCGGGCACGGGGAAGACCACCACCGCGCTCGCCATCGCCTTCCAGCTCTACGG TCCAGAGCTGTACAAGTCGAGAGTTTTGGAGCTCAATGCTAGTGATGATCGCGGAATTAATGTGGTGAGGACGAAAATCAAGGactttgctgctgttgctgttggtaCTACACGGAAAGC TGGTTACCCCTGCCCACCTTACAAGATTATTATACTTGATGAAGCCGATTCAATGACAGAAGATGCCCAG AATGCTTTGAGGCGTACTATGGAGACTTACTCCAAAGTGACCAGATTCTTTTTTATATGCAACTATATCAGCAG GATAATAGAACCACTTGCATCGAGATGTGCAAAGTTTAGGTTTAAGCCTCTTTCAGAAGAAGTGATGAGCAGCCGCATTATGCATATATGCAATGAAGAAGGTCTCAATCTTGATTCTCAG GCTTTATCGACACTGAGTGCCATTTCTCAAGGTGATCTTCGTCGTGCTATAACCTATCTTCAG AGTGCAGCCCGCTTATTTGGATCTTCTATTTCCTCCTCTGACTTGATCAGTGTTTCTGGG GTCATCCCGGAAGATGTTGTCAAGTCACTACTTGCAGCCTGCAGGTCTGGTGAATTTGATGTGGCAAACAAAGAAGTTAGCAATATTATCGCCGAGGGATATCCAGTTTCACAGCTGATGGCACAg TTTCTAGATGTGATTGTTAGCGCAGATGATATTCCAGATGAGCAAAAAGCAAGGATATGTAAAAAGCTTGGGGAAACTGATAAG TGCTTGGTCGATGGTGCAGATGAGTATCTTCAACTTTTGGATGTTGCCAGCGAGACTATTCGTGCTCTTTTCAACATGCCACAAACGTTGGTGTTCTGA